AAAGCAGACACGAGGAAACTAAGTATActagatatatcatatatctTGGTCCATGACTTCATTTTACtccattatacataaaatcaataagttGCATAGCCAAATAATGTTTACCCTTTACTTAATTACTACCTACTGGCTACtgatatatactttaataattatcggcagatataaaattgtttaaccgCCAACAATGTGATGCCTTGAGTATTCGCTTAGTGACTTCGGTAGTCCGGTATAGTTGTACAGGCAATAGCGATAGCCCCACCAGAAATACTCCTAAGTAGTCGGAAGGTAACGACTAACGAATAACTGAATAAGTAGtaagaataaaattgataattattatacctacgtgAGATACgtcttacaataatttatgttattaattattgtctattataatttatagtttcaaCTACTTACTACTAGAACGATCCTTATTGGATTTCCACTTTTTAATTCCTACcgatttacaaattacaatcacTGGATAGCACCTAGTGAGTTGTTGCCTTGTAGtggataatgtttattatgtagCCAGTAGTCATACAGGAGACAGGACACACACACTATTCATACTCTCATAGTCATAgatatgcataatatgtagttTTACTGTAAACTTAAGTCATACATGGGTAAAGACGTACAGcataaactattaagtatagttaatattttaaaattttaaatgatttaaggCCGGCAGTAAATAGTTAATGACATAATTGTCATAATCATTTTGGCGGTTAATGTATGATTGAAGTTACGgccaaaaataaacttaagcattattcaaaataaaatattaaaatttatttaaaagatattttagtattatgttaGATTAGATGAATATATGAATggaaattagaaataatattttgaataattaaatattgaattattgaacaaaaataattttagatgaaAGCATTAAGGTATATCTTTAATCGTgcatttaagtaatataaattgcatataagattattatttcatggAATACAAATGTcaaagataatataaacacatatttatcattttattttaatgttactaaCTTCTTGTTCAACTGTATTTATGATTTCTCTCGAAAAGTGTTATGGAAATTCTCACGAGGATCGTctttcttaattaatatattttaaagtttttctaGTGCTAGCAATCTTGGAAATTTGTCTTGGTAAGGTAttgattcaaataattaagaaaaatgcCATCGGGTCAACCCTTACCGCCCAAAGAAAATTCCTTATTCAAACGAATTTTAGTAAGTattgtattacttttatatttgataaacattaaataagtttcattgtaaaataagtgtttttgttttttacctatactaaaattgttttattttttaattttactatttttatatctctTGACTTTATTTACACCCTTAGTATAAATTTGTTCCtacttgatatattttattatagagaTGCTACGAAcagaaacaatataaaaatggacTTAAATTTGCAAAACAGATTCTGTCACATCCAAAGTTCTCTGAACATggaggtaaattattttttttgtcatttaaaatttaatttaataacacatcTTGTATATGATTTGTTTAGAAACTTTGGCTATGAAAGgacttactttaaattttcttgGTCGAAAAGATGAAGCATATGAGCATGTACGACGGGGTCTCCGTAATGATCTTACTTCACATGTTTGCTGGCATGTTTATGGTTTATTGCAAAGATCAGATAAGAAGTTAGTTTAACATTAAAGTATAGATTATAcacttatgaattttttttttttttgtctaagaCCTATATTAATGGTAAGCAATTtgctattaaatgtttttttaggtATGATGAAGCCATTAAATGTTATAGAAATGCATTGAAATGGGAAAAAgacaatattcaaattttacgaGATTTATCACTGCTACAAATTCAAATGAGAGATTTGGAAGGATAtcgagtaaatataattattatgtactgagtaattcttttatcaaataacactcttatatcaaattttattaccttttttgaaaatattttttttttaacttctagtcgaaataaaacatttttttgaatgataacatacatttttaatttcctattctggagaaatatattttttggagtatttcaaatcataaaaatttgaaattttgacaaagtttatgagttataaatatttatatgttttggtAAACAGAGTAGAGTGGTTAGGAGGTACTCGAAAATTTTGGTCTACTTTTCCAGTTACCTAatcttaaatacaattaaattatattacaataaactttTCATCTggattttgatattaatgtattgaaatattccaaaaaatgtatgaaattaaaaatgtatgttgtcatataaaaaagtaaaaatttaaaaaataaaaaatatttttcaaaaaagctaatagattttgaattaatgAACGGTGTTTGATAAATGAATTACtctgtataaacatattttagatttaattaatttaaacaattatacacatttatattaaaatgtcaatgtTTTAACTCTCCTAGTTCACAAATGTGCAAATTAAGTGATTTtgaaacactaaaataaaaattgattaaatgagctattttaagtaaaaccataattgtaataaaaaaattttgtttttattcctataagatttaaaaatcaatttttatgagcgtttttagtttaaatgtttattgcaATCGATATTCacccataaattaattatttctcctCAAaaaatttttggtattttatatgtatttcaaaaaatgataatagcaAATACAGTAGATTCTGCTTAACATGGACAAAATGGGAAAAATGGTTTGGCcccaatacaaattattaatacaactaattttggtttttacggGTAACCGCTCAATGTGTCCCGACCTGCCCACATTAAGAGTGGATTCCActgtacttgaaattttttttttttctataattgtcgatacattttttttactgggtcaaaattattgaaaactgaATACAAGATCCCAAAAGttattacacaatttattcttgtatctgtttaaaaatattaaaatccataggcacattttctttttttttatataacatttatgaagttagaattttaacaaatttctattttgtagttaaaagtTCTTCAAAACTTTCCTTTTTGTATTAAGtttagaaaattgtatacaatttttttcataagtaaTTGATACTGAAACCATAAAACCTACAAAATGTAcaaagacaattattttttatacacttttTACGTTCCGATTTCCAAgtgaaaaaaaaggaaaaataaaaaaaaatgttaaaactatgtttattacataaaaaaaattccaattattccCGGTACACTACAGCGCGTTTTCTAGATCATTATTGTAGCATCAcagaaaagttaataatataaatctaaattaatttacgacctattaatacctaattatttttatacagacgCCATCGGCCGCATGGCAGTGAATGtgttaaacgataaataatgatgagttaaatgtttgttataatttaaaaacattatttgtggaattttagttacatttttgatttatattaaaatatcacttttataggtactattaagctatttttactgttttacagtatttacagaattttcttaaattttgtgttatataaGTCAGCGGTTCCCAAAGTTTCCTAGCCACGGAGCCTTTTTTTAAGCAGTTTCTCATAGAGCccctagaaatatataatgttaagttttagttattatcattacaatacaatgttacataatattaatatattatacagttttaatgTAAGCAATGTGCCAGCTTTTGGCAACTAAGTTTATCTATGTCTAGTGTCAATTGAAGACACATATAATTTTCTGCTTCTAAATGTGATGGGTATTTGGCTTTTATAGATATGTACTTCAAAAAGTTagtttcacaaaaatatatagtaccaAAAGCTAATAAAagcaatttgatattttaaatcaatattaaaatactttcccCCGAGCCCAAAATTCAGAAATTGGTTTgctttaaaattctaatcattagataattttttatattttttatcggaattttaatattttttatacatatatgtattagtgaattatcatatttgaattgattgtcttattaaaagttaaaaaaaataatatatatgtattatttataatcatttttactaatgaatagttattaaattattcagtgtTTATGGTAAAATTTGTTGTTCTTGAGACACAATTATGGAGCTCCAAGAGCTCTGCGGAGCACAGTTTGGGACCCACTGATATAAGTTGTaatgtagtataaatatatattatcataataattaaatattcgtaatataataaatgcaatatttacagaaaaaattgtatcaatctactataatactaaatgtaaaataaatgacttgtaataactatatcaaaaaaacatatcacttTGTGATATTGGCTGATAGACCGTTTATACCTGCAATATTTACCCACTCAACACCCAATGTACAGATAAGCGCTACTTACGTACCTttcttttcatattttttaataatgggGTCATaagttaattaagtttttatgttattagttatatatttgattgttatttgtaaaacaaaaaacaaggtagtcaaataatcattatagctGACATTTAATTAAGTTGTAGCATCAATTTGTCTaattacagattttttttgatttattgatggatttagttataattatcaaaacatcatctaatttattactttaaatatattaaacagggAATAGTTGAAGGAGAATAAGTAAAAATCATTACTTTAcaggaaaaaaaatcttaacttactatttattataatggctctttatgttttttttattacaacaattgtatgtattttgattattaaaaaaaacaatatttatctataatatagtaaaataatcaaaaaatgtatacacttgcttattttcttttatacaaGCTTTTTACAAGCttttgacaatattaaattcatgtacctttaacaaaatatttagaactatagattgattttgaataaaaaattgtatgcaaaacgttaatttatttattttgcttgACATTGGCATTGAATAACTTACTAAAAGgtttttatagtattgttactaattttatttttctctaagGACACAAGATATCAATTGTTTATGTTGCGGCCAACTCAAAGAGCATCATGGATAGGGTATGCAATGGCATATCATCTATTAAACGATCATGATATGGccttgaaaattttggaaacaTTTAGGAAAACTCAAATGGTTTctgtaagtttttatttttatttattttacataaattaaatgtctaagacttattaaaataataataacaatatttagggataattaataattaaatttattttgaattttgaatttttataatcataagatcacatttgaaaatgtattaagtatgCTCCCTATAatagtgaaatataaaaagtattagttaaatatttaattattgtatttaggcTCCATTTGATTTCGAGTATAGCGAACTTCttttgtatcaaaatatgGTTATTCAAGAATCTGGTGGAGTGTTAGATGCCATCAAACATTTAGATATgtacaaagaaaatatttttgataaattaacagTCCTAGAGATTTATGGTAAGTTAATTtcagtgttttaaaaattttaatttatataccattaggaatattttaaagttttaaatatatgacttATTTTAGGttcattatacttaaaaattggaGAATATCATTTAGCTACATTgtgttatgaaaaattactaaGAAGAAACCAAGAAAACACACCTtactatttaatgattaaagaaGCTAAGCAATTGCATAATGATgaatgtgtttataatatgctatGTGGTTATCGGAAGAAGTTTCCTAAAGCATTGGCTCCTAAACGATTATGTTTAACTTTTGCATCAGGTATATTGATTGCAGTAACCatcaatacttttaaataactattaaacacattatatttcttgtttatttAGGAAATGCATTCCAAACTGAAGTCGATTCTTACTTAAGAGCTGGTTTCCATAAAGGTGTTCCGCCATTGTTTGTAGATTTACggtcattatataaaaataaaaataaagtacaaataattgaaagtctATTAGAAtcgtatgtaaataatttgacaAAGTTCAATTCATTTGATAGTGATGGtatggtattatttttcttcgcaataaaactaatataataatagtttatttgtatttaaaataagaatgtaAAGTTATGTTGTGTTTaccttgtataaaataattttcttaatatgtcaaatctcaaaaaaaattgtttaaaattctcAAATTCATAACTTTTAATCTCTCTAACTATTCTTATAAGGCAGATTAGCAGTTTAACTTATCCTaagattaaatcaattttaccaTGTagcattatgataaaataatgtaaaacacaACTTTAtgcttaatcatttttatttaaaattaatggttcttgattatacataatattagcattttcgattattttagattcatcATGTAAAGAACCTGCTTCTGCATTACTGTGGGTCTATCACTATTTAGCTCAACACTTTGATTACCTTAATGATATTCAGAAAGCATTAACTTACATTGATATGGCAATTGCACACACACCGACTTTAATTGAACTATTTGTTACAAAAGgaagaatatttaaagtattatattttttatttaaatatttttatttgtttgcactatataactaatattcatTTGTTTAACAACTTTATGTTAATTAGCACGCTGGGGATGCTTATGAGGCATATAAATGGCTAGATGAAGCACAAGGATTGGACACAGCtgatagatatattaattcaaaatgtgcAAAATACATGTTGCGTGCTAATCTTATAAAAGAAGCAGAAGAAACATGCTCCAAGTTCACAAGGGTgagactaatattaatatttttgaggttcatacttaaatcataatagataatagtttTAGTATGTTTTATACTGTTTTCTTGTAAAAACATGTCTATGTCAGGTGTAATTTCTACtaaaacaattcattttaaGAGGATGtagtacccgcatgtgttgtttcCGTCTTACACATGTGTGACATAAAGAATTTTtgttcaccagtttcaatattgtgctgttagttttgatattaaagtaaactgcctattataaattttaaaagtaagattATTACCCAGGACCCCACTTAGcctttaattgatattattatttttaagtaagttatgatctttttgaaactttacattttaatatgatcataacttacttcaaaatatcaatatcaataaaaggctACATGGAGCCctggataataattttacctttgaattttataataggttagTTTACTCTAATTTCAAAACTAACagcaaaatattgaaacttgTGAACAAAAATTTGCTGTCGCACGTATGTAAGACAGAGAAAACACATGTGAGTTCCACGTCCTCTTAAACCGTAAAGTttcttaaatatgtaatttgaaTATACTGACCATTAGCACTAGAATATTAAGGGTTTAAGGTTTAATAGTCTGATAAagactattattttacaattttattaatcagtctcaattattgaataataaagtgATATGtatgcttatttttaaatcgtaatctattattacatgtactattaaatttatttctaacaaCATAGTTAACAATTACATTATGGTTTGGGCATATTTTTCATGCAGTCTAAATTTGCTGTCCtggatttttcaataaaacattactaaatacagttattaacattacattatataacttttgaGCACATAGTAGTATACCCTGGATATGTTAGTgagcaaaaatgtttttctttaaataacctcatcttaaaatacttttgtcCACATAAAAAAGGTTtaatcaatgtttttaaatggtcgtaaaaatgtaatctcTTAATGTTACAACAAGCAGTAATCAACATGGTTTTagacaaaataaatcaatacttaCTAATCTAGTCTTATCccaatctaaaattattttttcttataatgaGGAGCAGCAAAttgattcaatttatatttatatttaaaaaaagcatttaacaaaattaaccaTAAACTTTTATCatcaaaattagaatatttttaatttaatggctcatttttaaatgattgtatttaataatagttaaatatgaaaaagctAAATGAATAGATTATTAATCGCAAATGAGTTACTTTTTAACT
This sequence is a window from Rhopalosiphum maidis isolate BTI-1 chromosome 1, ASM367621v3, whole genome shotgun sequence. Protein-coding genes within it:
- the LOC113549743 gene encoding N-alpha-acetyltransferase 15, NatA auxiliary subunit isoform X2, coding for MPSGQPLPPKENSLFKRILRCYEQKQYKNGLKFAKQILSHPKFSEHGETLAMKGLTLNFLGRKDEAYEHVRRGLRNDLTSHVCWHVYGLLQRSDKKYDEAIKCYRNALKWEKDNIQILRDLSLLQIQMRDLEGYRDTRYQLFMLRPTQRASWIGYAMAYHLLNDHDMALKILETFRKTQMVSAPFDFEYSELLLYQNMVIQESGGVLDAIKHLDMYKENIFDKLTVLEIYGSLYLKIGEYHLATLCYEKLLRRNQENTPYYLMIKEAKQLHNDECVYNMLCGYRKKFPKALAPKRLCLTFASGNAFQTEVDSYLRAGFHKGVPPLFVDLRSLYKNKNKVQIIESLLESYVNNLTKFNSFDSDDSSCKEPASALLWVYHYLAQHFDYLNDIQKALTYIDMAIAHTPTLIELFVTKGRIFKHAGDAYEAYKWLDEAQGLDTADRYINSKCAKYMLRANLIKEAEETCSKFTREGVSPMENLNEMQCMWFQTECALAYQRLGKWGESLKKCHEVDRHFTEIIDDQFDFHTYCMRKMTLRSYVNLLRLEDILRSHPFYFRVARCAIQVYLHLHDKPPTDASSNNELDTGNLAPGQLKKMLNKQRKAQRKAQEEKAQALAAQEKRDMHKNRQQVTNTSDEADAMPLDELLPEKLERVEDPLEQSIKFLKPLQELASDNIETHLMAFEIYYRKDKLLLMLQSIKRTHRICPDHPMFHSCLIRFMEKLLKLDNIQEEMQLVLNKQLEPILGGMSAAEINLQFLNKHHKSLPSLVQGLKMKYKLDNSSQQEVLDQITKLDDSLENVNIQTCTDILNSLINGEFGEVGDAAEEYRKTCYKRFPLATAFHTDQDRSPMAFWSNSYKTLNETHENCVSN
- the LOC113549743 gene encoding N-alpha-acetyltransferase 15, NatA auxiliary subunit isoform X1; its protein translation is MPSGQPLPPKENSLFKRILRCYEQKQYKNGLKFAKQILSHPKFSEHGETLAMKGLTLNFLGRKDEAYEHVRRGLRNDLTSHVCWHVYGLLQRSDKKYDEAIKCYRNALKWEKDNIQILRDLSLLQIQMRDLEGYRDTRYQLFMLRPTQRASWIGYAMAYHLLNDHDMALKILETFRKTQMVSAPFDFEYSELLLYQNMVIQESGGVLDAIKHLDMYKENIFDKLTVLEIYGSLYLKIGEYHLATLCYEKLLRRNQENTPYYLMIKEAKQLHNDECVYNMLCGYRKKFPKALAPKRLCLTFASGNAFQTEVDSYLRAGFHKGVPPLFVDLRSLYKNKNKVQIIESLLESYVNNLTKFNSFDSDDSSCKEPASALLWVYHYLAQHFDYLNDIQKALTYIDMAIAHTPTLIELFVTKGRIFKHAGDAYEAYKWLDEAQGLDTADRYINSKCAKYMLRANLIKEAEETCSKFTREGVSPMENLNEMQCMWFQTECALAYQRLGKWGESLKKCHEVDRHFTEIIDDQFDFHTYCMRKMTLRSYVNLLRLEDILRSHPFYFRVARCAIQVYLHLHDKPPTDASSNNELDTGNLAPGQLKKMLNKQRKAQRKAQEEKAQALAAQEKRDMHKNRQQVTNTSDEADAMPLDELLPEKLERVEDPLEQSIKFLKPLQELASDNIETHLMAFEIYYRKDKLLLMLQSIKRTHRICPDHPMFHSCLIRFMEKLLKLDNIQEEMQLVLNKQLEPILGGMSAAEINLQFLNKHHKSLPSLVQGLKMKYKLDNSSQQEVLDQITKLDDSLENVNIQTCTDILNSLINGEFGEVGDAAEEYRKTCYKRFPLATAFHTDQDRSPMAFWSNSYKTLNETHENCVYKI